GGCGGCAATGAACATGACGACCGCCCTGCAGCACCCGGGGCTGGTGGCCGCTCATCATGGACCGGGAGGGCAGGTGGGCTCGGCCGTGGGGGCGGCAGCGGGACTGGCTTCTATCTGTGACTCAGAGACCGACCCCCGGGAGCTGGAAGCCTTTGCCGAGCGCTTTAAGCAGCGGAGGATCAAGCTGGGGGTGACCCAGGCGGACGTGGGTTCTGCCCTGGCCAACCTGAAGATTCCCGGGGTGGGCTCCCTCAGCCAGAGCACCATCTGCAGGTTCGAGTCCCTCACCCTGTCCCACAACAACATGATCGCCCTCAAGCCCATCCTGCAAGCCTGGCTGGAGGAGGCCGAGGGGGCCCAGAGGGAAAAAATGAACAAGCCCGAACTCTTTAATGGGGGGGAAAAGAAACGCAAGAGGACTTCCATCGCCGCCCCAGAGAAAAGGTCCCTGGAGGCTTATTTCGCCGTCCAGCCCAGACCCTCCTCAGAGAAGATCGCGGCCATAGCCGAAAAACTGGACCTGAAAAAGAATGTGGTGCGGGTCTGGTTCTGTAATCAGAGACAAAAGCAGAAAAGGATGAAGTTTTCTGCCAATTACTAACTAGttcttgtatttatttatttatttctctgagTTTATTTATTTGTCtgttggagggaggagggaatctCTCCGGTAACAGGACTAGAGGAGGATTAAAATAAAGAGAATTAAAGAGATTATTTATTGTCGGGACCAATGGACAATAAAACAGCCCAGGGAGGACTGACTGCAAACATCTTATTCTAAAGCGAGGGGGAAGGAAGTGTTACCTGTTCTGGATAAGGACAACTCGTGTAAAGCCATCACATAGAAGCCCTAAGGGCGACCATTATGATGATGACAATAATGTGAAATTTTCCGTctttctgtctctttccctctgtCCCCATTCTGTCTCTTCTTGTTGCTGGTCCCAGGGAGGGCTGTCTCCTACCCATCAGGTCAGAGGACACACCAGGAATGACGATTGCTTTCTATTAATGCTTTGGTTAGATGCCCCATGTCATAAATTGGATGCA
This sequence is a window from Leptodactylus fuscus isolate aLepFus1 chromosome 2, aLepFus1.hap2, whole genome shotgun sequence. Protein-coding genes within it:
- the POU4F1 gene encoding POU domain, class 4, transcription factor 1, which translates into the protein MMSMNSKQPHFAMHPSLPEHKYTSLHSSSEAIRRACLPTPPLQSNIFASLDETLLARAEALAAVDIAVSQGKSHPFKPDATYHTMSSVPCSSNSSVPLPHHHHHHHHHHHQALEPGDLLDHVTSPSLALMTATGHDGVGGGGGGGGGGGGGGGGNGGLISTSAHAHSHMHGLSHLSHQAAMNMTTALQHPGLVAAHHGPGGQVGSAVGAAAGLASICDSETDPRELEAFAERFKQRRIKLGVTQADVGSALANLKIPGVGSLSQSTICRFESLTLSHNNMIALKPILQAWLEEAEGAQREKMNKPELFNGGEKKRKRTSIAAPEKRSLEAYFAVQPRPSSEKIAAIAEKLDLKKNVVRVWFCNQRQKQKRMKFSANY